In a genomic window of Phragmites australis chromosome 14, lpPhrAust1.1, whole genome shotgun sequence:
- the LOC133890837 gene encoding uncharacterized protein LOC133890837 isoform X2: protein MENNVSISVSLEGNISSIPNSIVNDSKVSMENGIDTSFVNHAAEAWAEMRKQWVGHQSEVPKKAPREPVISWCTTYDPLSTSECFPQPIPLSEMVDFLVDIWHEEGLYD from the exons ATGGAGAACAATGTTAGCATATCTGTTTCTCTTGAGGGGAATATCTCGTCAATTCCCAATTCAATAGTCAACGATTCTAAAGTGTCAATGGAAAATGGGATAGATACATCATTCGTTAACCATG CTGCTGAAGCATGGGCTGAGATGAGAAAGCAATGGGTTGGGCATCAGTCAGAAGTTCCCAAAAAGGCACCTCGAGAGCCAGTAATAAG TTGGTGCACAACATATGATCCCTTGTCGACAAGCGAGTGTTTTCCACAGCCAATCCCACTATCT GAGATGGTTGATTTTTTGGTCGATATATGGCATGAAGAAGGGCTCTACGATTAG
- the LOC133890837 gene encoding uncharacterized protein LOC133890837 isoform X1 has protein sequence MGGCIGNLSKSQSLPDSELEGSLRKKSQYSSIVKERRWQSGLEAMENNVSISVSLEGNISSIPNSIVNDSKVSMENGIDTSFVNHAAEAWAEMRKQWVGHQSEVPKKAPREPVISWCTTYDPLSTSECFPQPIPLSEMVDFLVDIWHEEGLYD, from the exons ATGGG TGGTTGTATTGGTAATTTAAGCAAATCTCAGTCACTTCCAGATTCTGAGCTGGAAGGATCATTAAGAAAGAAGTCTCAGTATTCATCTATTGTAAAAGAAAGGCGATGGCAATCAGGTCTAGAAGCAATGGAGAACAATGTTAGCATATCTGTTTCTCTTGAGGGGAATATCTCGTCAATTCCCAATTCAATAGTCAACGATTCTAAAGTGTCAATGGAAAATGGGATAGATACATCATTCGTTAACCATG CTGCTGAAGCATGGGCTGAGATGAGAAAGCAATGGGTTGGGCATCAGTCAGAAGTTCCCAAAAAGGCACCTCGAGAGCCAGTAATAAG TTGGTGCACAACATATGATCCCTTGTCGACAAGCGAGTGTTTTCCACAGCCAATCCCACTATCT GAGATGGTTGATTTTTTGGTCGATATATGGCATGAAGAAGGGCTCTACGATTAG